The following nucleotide sequence is from Methanofollis sp..
TCCTGTTTTCGGGGGTCCGGGGGCGTCAGTCCCCCGGTGGAGAATGGGGGGAAGGCGGGGGTTCGCACCCTTCGCCAGAGAATCCGGGGGAACATCTACCCGAGCATGAGATTTCTCCATAGCCAGACGAACACGAGTTCTGGGATAACCTCGGACAATACAGCAGTGAATGCCTATCAGGGACGGCATCTTTGGGATGATCGTGACAGATTTCTATTATACAAGAAGAGTGCCTGCCGCCGGGGACGTCCTGCTGGTGAGCGTCCCCCGAGAGGCCGGGCATATTCGTTCTGCACGCAGCCCGGCCTCTCGTCTGCTCGGAGACGATCGGGATGTTAGGTGTCGCCAGATATAACTGTTGCGATTCTTTTGCCTTCTTTCTGGGGCGAGGGGGATACATCGACCCGGGTATGGAAGAACGTCGTCAACTCCCCTCTCTGTCTCATCTCTTCCCTGTGCCTGTGTCCGCTTCCTGAGGTCCGGTTCCCCGTGAGAAGAGTCCTGGGTGTCGATAGATAGACGATCTGCACAGAAGACTTTTATAATCCCGTGCCGATGTCTCGCGTATGCGTGGCAGATCCGCAATCGCAAAGGTGTTGTCCCCCTGTACCCACGGCCGGGGGCACTGAGTGGAGCGGAGGATCCCCGCATGGGCGTCCGGTGCAGTCCTCGCCCTTGCCTCTCTCGGCTACCTCGTCTTTTTTGCAGGCGCTCTCCCTGCCGCCGCAGACCTCGCCCTCCTCGGCGGGGCCGGTGCGGCGGCGGTCCTCGCCGTGCTCGCATACAGGCAGGGACGACCGGTGCGCCTGATCGCCGTCTCCCTTGCCGTCGGTCTCCTCCTCTGCGTCGCCGCCTATTTCGGCGTCCTCCTCCTCGCCGCATGGCCGGAGGTGTACCCTGCTTCTGTCGCCTACACCGTCGCCGTGACCGGGCTTGCAGGCCGCACCGGCACCGGGGCCACGACTGTCCTCGTCCCCCTGCCGGTGACCGACGGGGAACTCCTCTATCCCGCGTCTTCTCTTGAAAACCAGACCTTCGGCGCCTGGACGACGGCGATCGCCGGGACAGACCGCGGCGAGATGCTCGCCTTCACCACCGGCGAGGAGGACCTCACCGACATCGACGCCGGGTTCTACCGTTTCGAGACCGGGATCAACGGGACGCACCGCCCCCTGCGGGAACACCTCTCGCCGGTCGTCGGGGAGGTCGACAGCGGTTACCTGACGGTGGTGGCGGTCGACGGCCTTGCGGCGCCGGTGCAGGTCTCCTTTGACCTCAGGCTCTCCACCGGCGGCGGCCTCTACCATGGCATGCCAGCGGACCGATACCTGACCGAAGCCGGTGAGACCGTGCCGGCAGGGGCCGGGCCGGTAACGGTGACGGCGACGGTGAGCAGATACCAACCCGGAGGGCCGGGCGAGAGCGGGGAGTGGGTGCCCGTATGATGAGGCCGGCGGCATTCGCGGTTGCCGTGGTTGTCGTGCTGGTCTATGGCGCTCTCCTCCTCCTCTTTGCCATAGCATCGGGGATCGGGCCCTCGGAGGGGGCCGCATCTCCGGGGGTCTCCCTCTCCGCCCTCTGGGAGGAGGCTATGGGCCGCCTCGACTGCGTGAATGAGACGACCGTCCTCTCCGGCCTGGAGATCAGAATGGACCGGGGCGTCCCTGAGATGGTCACCGTCAGGTTCCTGGGGCAGGACCGGGAGGGGACGCCGATGGGCTATGCGATCTCGTGGCGGCAGAACCCCGGCATGGAGACGTCCCTCTCTCCTGCCGCTCCCGCGGGCCCGGGTCTCCATCCCCTCATTCTCCTCAGCGCACTGGATGAACTCGACGCTCTCGATTACCAGATCCTGATCCGGGCCGGGCCGGAGCGGAAGGAGACAACCTATGACCTCGAAGTCGCCCTGCTGGAGAACGGGTCTTTTCTTGCCCTTGATTCTGTCGTATTTCCTGCGGAGACGACTGTCTGTCCGGTCACGTTCCTGAGGCAGGGCGACGCACGCCCCTTCCTCACCGCCTTTCTCCGTGACGACCTCCTGAAGGCGAAGACGTACGCGTTTACGGACGGTGACGGCCATGCGGCCTGAGTATCTGTTTCTCCTCCTCGTCCTGCCGGCGGTCCTTGTCGCGGGCTGCACGGGGGATACCACGCCCCCGGTGATCCCGGAGAACTGGTCTGCCGACGTCACGGTCGAGGGAGAGGGCGCTGCCGTCACCCTCGGCATGGTCACCGCCGGGGACGAACGCTTCCGTGTCACGTTCCCTGACGGCACCCTGATCACCGACGACGGCCGGCGCCTCTGGACTTCCGACCCGGTCGCGGGAGAGATCTCGGTGATCCTCTCAGAATACAGGGGCACCGTCCTGGACGAGCGTACCTGGCTGATCTGGAATGTCTTCAGAGCACGGAAAGTGCTTGAAGGTGCCTATGAGAAGGGAAACCTCACGTACAAAGGCATGGAAACAGAGGACGGCCGCACCGTCAGGGTCGTCGAGATCGCGGGGAACGAGTCACTCGGCGAGGCCCCGACCCGCTTCAGGGACCCGGTGTACCGGATCAGGGCGTCGGCAGATTCAGAAACCGGCGTCCTTGCCGGGGCAACCTTCTATGGCCGGGATGGGCGGGAACTGGCCAGGTTCACCTTCAGGGACATGGTCGCCGACCCGGAGGTCCCGCCCGGCACCTTCTCCTTCGTCCCGCCGCACGGGACAGAGGTGAGGCTGGCGCGGACCTTTGCCGTCACGCCGATGGTCTTCGTCGACCGCACGAAGATCCCCGAAGAGGTGCCGGTCCCCTCGTACCTCCCTCCCGGCTACGCCTTCCGCGAGGGGTACCTGCTGCCCGGCATGTATGCGGTTCTCACCTTCACGAACAGTGCCGGGGACATCCTTACCCTCGTTGCCCGGCCTGCCGACCTCCCTGACCCCGACCATCCCCGCGGCACGCCTGAAGAGGTGACGGCCGGGAATTTTTCCGGACGACTGTACCGGGGCGATGGGCCCGATGTCCTCGCCTGGACAGACGGGGAGACTTCCTTTAAGCTCACCGGCGTCGCCGGGGAGGACGAGATGGTGCGGGTCGCGGCGTCGGTCGAAGCCCTCTCCTGACCCCTATCAGTGCCGAACTATTTCTCTGTCGAGGACCTCCGCAATCACATGGAGTTCGTCGAAGATCCGGTCGGCGTCCTTCTTCATCTCCACGACTGCGGCCGCAAGACTCCCGCCCCGCAGGTAGATGAGTTTTTTTCTGCGGTACAGGAGGCCGGTGGCGACGAGGTTTCGCACGTGGTGGTTCACCCTCCCCGGCGTGATCGCAAGTCTCTCCGCGATCCTCGCCGACGAAACGCCGGGTTCCTCCGCGACTTCCTCCAGGATCTGGAGGACGACCCTCTCTGCCGTCGTGTCAAGGTCGCGCCCGTGAGTGAGGCCGAGACTCTCGCAGAACCACGAAAAGTCCTCTTCAGTCCCGTGTGCCGGCGGCCTTTCGACGGCCCTGAGGGAGATGCGCTGGTCGATCATGATGACACCCCGATGAACATGTACCATCCCGTTTGAACCGATATCATATATAGTGAATGGAAATCATTTCGACGGTGGCGAGATACACCTATATAGAACTGCAAACCATAGAAGTAGTAGATCCTGCAACAGGATCCCGGACATGATACAATGACAAAAATCCAGCCTATCGGTGAAAGAGTTCTCATTAAACCGGAGAAATTCGAGGAAAAGACCAAAACCGGGATTTATATCCCGGACTCTGCACAGGAAAAGCGGAAGGAAGGGACGGTCGTTGCCGTCGGCACCTTTGAGGACGGCCGCCCTCTCCCCGTCGCCGCCGGGGACCATGTCATCTACGGAGGCTATTCGGCCGAAGAGATCGAGATCGACGGCGAGAAGCACCTCTTTGTCGGGTGGAAAGACATTCTTGCGAAGGTGGAGTGAGCGTCTATGACATCATCAAGCAAACAGATCATGTTCAGGGAAGATGCGAGGAAGGCCCTCCTCGCCGGCGTCAACAAGGTCGCTGACACCGTCAAGATCACACTCGGCCCGAAGGGGCGCAACGTCGTCCTCGACCGGGGCAGCAGGCCCCTCGTCACCAACGACGGCGTGACCATCGCAAAGGAGATCACCCTCCGCGACCGCTTCGAGAATATGGGGGCGAAACTCGTGAAGGAAGTCGCCTCGAAGACCCAGGACACCACCGGCGACGGCACCACCACGGCGACGATCCTGGCGCAGGCGATGCTCGTCGAGGGGATGAAGAACATCGCCGCCGGCGCAAACCCCGTCGAGGTCAAGCGCGGCATCGACCGTGCCGTCGCCTCGGTCGTCGACGGCCTCAAGAAGCAGAGCATCCCGGTGAACGATAAGGAGAAGATCGTCCAGGTCGCCACCGTCTCCGCCAACAACGACGAGGAGATCGGCGCCCTCATCGCCGACGCCATGGAGAAGGTCGGCTACAACGGCGTCATCTCGGTCGAGAACTCGAAGACCCTGGAGACCACCCTCACTGTCGAGGAGGGCATGCAGTTCGCCCGCGGCTACATCTCGCCGTACATGGTCACCGACCAGGAACAGATGGTCTGCGAGTTCGAAGACCCGGCCGTCCTCATCACCGACCGGAAGATCTCGACTGTCAAGCAGATCGTCCCGGCCCTGGAGATGGCGGCGTCCGAGGGCAAGCCCCTCCTGATCATCGCCGACGACGTTGACGGCGACGCCCAGGCCGCCCTGATCCTCAATGTCATCCGCGGCGCCCTGAAAGTCTGCGCCGTGAAGGCACCCGGATTCGGCGAGGAGAAGAACGCTGTCCTCGACGATATCGCCGTGCTTACCGGTGCGACGGTCATCTCCGAGGCGAAGGGGCTGAAGCTCGAGGACTTCACCGACGATATGCTCGGCCATGCCCGGAACGTCAGGATCGACCACGACAAGACCGTGATCGTCGGCGGGAAGGGTGCGAAGTCTGCGATCGAGGAGAGGAAGGCGCTCCTTGAGTCCAGGATCAAGATCGCCGACACCGAGTACCGCACGAAGAACCTCCAGAAGCGTCTCGCCAAACTCGGCGGCGGCGTGGCCGTGATCAGGGTCGGGGCCGCGACCGAGACCGAGCAGAAGGAGACGAAGATGCGGATCGACGACGCCCTCAACGCCACCAAGGCGGCTGTCGAGGAAGGCGTCGTGGTGGGCGGCGGTGTCACCCTCTTCAGGGCGCAGAACGTGCTCGACGGCCTGAACCTCGAAGGAGACCAGACGATCGGTGCGAGCATCGTCAGGCGTGCCCTGGAAGAACCCCTCAGGCAGATCGCGGCGAACGCCGGTGTCGAGGGCGCCGAGATCGTCGCACGGGTCAGGGCCGAGAAGAACCCGAATGTCGGCTACAACGCGAAGAAGGACTGCATCGAAGACCTCGTCGCCGCCGGTGTCCTCGACCCGACAAAGGTCGTGCGGAGCGGTCTCCAGAACGCCGCCTCGATCGCGGGGATGCTCCTCACCACCGAAGCGGCCGTCACCGACTTCGACGACGAAAAGGACGAGAAGACCCGGGCCATCATCATCTGAAGGCCGGGTGACAGATATTCCTGTGCCGGGCGAGGGGGTCATCCCCCCGTCCCCGCCAGGATAGGGACGGGGTGACACTCTCTCTTCTCAGGATCTCTGTTCTTTCATTCCCCTCTCCACTCTTATGGAACGGCGGGTGACCGGCGTCCCCTTCATAGAAGGAATCAAGAAGGAGAAATCAACCTCACTCTGAGGGTCTCTCCAGAGCCAAAAGATCCTCCCTGTCCTTACAATCGCCATCCCTCAACCCGACGCTGGGGGCCACTCGAAAACCTTCGGTTTTCTCGAACTCGCTGCCGCTCGTTGCCCCCAGACCCCCTATTAGGATAGGGGCGGGATGGCAACCTCCGATCTCAGGATCTCGTGTTCGCCCTTCCCCAGCCCAATTCTGGTTCGGGTGTCCGGTGGCTGTGACCGAAGGGAACATGAGAAGACCATCAGGTCTTCGAGGTAGTCCCCCGATCTGTGTTTAGGGAAGGCGGAGGATCGGTATCCCCGCTCCACTCTCCGGAGACGGCGGTGGATCGACATCCTGCCCCGGTCGAAACCCTCATCCCCCCTCCCCTCCCACTCTCTTCCATGATTTCGGATCGTGAACAGGCGGTCTTCGAGGCCGGGATCAAACTCGGCGCCCTGTACCACCAGTGGGTCGGCACCCCGATCTCGCGGGCGACGGCGTCGAGCGTCGAGACGGCGATCGAGCAGGCCGTCGGCCTCCAGCCGTACGTGACTGCAATCAGGGTGCGGCTGAACCGCGACCTCATGACCGCGAACCCCTACGGCTACTCCGAACTCAGCGGGGCGATGTTCTCCGTGGAGATCACCACCGTCTACGGGAAGGCCCGGTGCGTCGCCGCCCTCGACTACACCGGTGCGTACCCCCTCATGTCCATCAGGTCCATCGATGAAACTCCCTGAAACCCCGATCACCGACGACCACATCCACTTCAACCCCCACCGGGGCCGGGGCGTGGAGGCGGCGAAGGACTTCAAGAGGGCCGGCGGGACGCACGTCTTCTACGTCTCCCTGCCCGCCTACTCCCTCGGCATCTGCCCGACGACCGCCGACGACTTCGCCGCCTCCTTCGAGGAGACCCTGCGGATCGCCGACCTCGTCAGGACAGGCGCCGGCATCACCGTCTTTCCCGTCCTCGGCGTCCACCCGATCGAGGTGCTGAAATACGCCGACCGCCTCGGCCTTCCCGCCGCCGAGTCCCTCGCCTGCTCCGGCCTCGACGTCGCCGCCCGCCTCGTTGCCGAAGGCCGGGCCGTCGGCCTCAAGAGCGGCCGCCCCCACTTCCCGGTCACCGGGGACGTCGCCGCCGCCTCAGAGAGAGTGCTCGTCCACGCCCTCGAACTCGCCGCCGACCTCGGGTGCGCCCTTCAGGTCCACGCCGAGAGCGGGCCGTGCGCCGACATCGTCGACCTCGCGAAAAAAGCCGGCATGGACCCCGGCCGGGTCGTCAAGCACTACGCCACCCCTGACACCCCCCTCATGCCCTCCTTCCTTGCAAAGCAGGACGGACTCGCCGCCATGGCGAGGGCGGGCCGGCGTTTCACCATGGAGACCGACTACATGGACGAAAACAGCAGGCCCGGCGCCGTCCTCGGCCCGAAATCCGTGCCGCGGGTCACACGCCACCTCCTTGAGACCGGCGCGATCACCGAAGACGACGCCTGGCGGATCCACGCCGAAACACCCGCCGCCGTGTATGGCGTCGAGATCACCCTCTGACTCCAGCCTCCCTTTTTTATCCGACCCCGTCTATAGAGTACATAATGTACCTCAAGATCCACCGGACACCCAGTAGCGAGGTGGTGGCGGTCTGTGACGACGACCTGCTCAACACCACCCTCCGCGAAGGTGATCTCTGCATCCAAATCAACGGGGATTTCTATGGGACGACGCACGCCACCGAGGAGGAGGTGCGTGCCGCCCTCAGACACGCCGCCAACGCAAACGTGATCGGAAAGGAATCTGTCGGCATCGCCGTCACAATGGGACTGATCTCCGAGAACACCTGCAGGACCATCTGCGGCGTCCCGCACGCCTTTATCATTGCGGTCTAGATATGGTCGAGATACTGCCAAGTGTCTGCCCCCGCTGTGGGAAGGAATCGATCGGGCTCTGTAATGAGTGCCGGGCTGTGGAAACCGCGTGGCTCGTCTGCGACAGCCGGGTGGAGAGCATCTACTGCCCGGTCTGCGACTCGCAGAAGCATGGGAAGACCTGGAGCGACACAATGGTCGACCGCGATACCCTCATCCGGGAACTCGCGGTCTCGGCCCTCCACCTCCACGCCGACCTGCGGGGATCGGAGATCGTCATCTCCTCCTATGACCCGAGCCCGAACAGGACAATCGCCCGTATGGAGGTCTCGAGCACCCTGTACGGCGTCCCGGTTTCGGGAGAATGTACGACGAAGATTGTCTGGCGCAAGGAGCAGTGCGACAGGTGCAACCGGATCAGCGGCGGTTACTACGAGGGGATCATCCAGGTGCGGGCGACCGACCGGAAGTTGAGCGGCCGTGAATTGGAGACCGCGACACGGATCGCCGAGCAGACCGAGGACGTCCTCCAGGAAGGGGGGGCCCGCCTCTCCTTTGTCTCGAAGATCGACGAGACGAAGGACGGCCTCGACATCGTCGTCGGCTCGAACCAGATGGGGCAGGCGATTGCAAGCGACATCACCGGCGCCCTCGGCGGTCGGCTCACCACCCACCCGAAACTCGTCGGCGAGAAGGACGGGAAGAGGCTCTTCAGGATCACGTTCCTTGTCCGCCTGCCGCGGTACCAGAAAGGAGACGTGGTCGTCCAGCGGGACCGGTACGTCGAGGTGCGCCAGACCGGGCACGGTCAGCTCCAGGTCTTCGACCTCCAGGACGGCGCGAACAGGTTCATCGCCGAAGATGAGGCAGAAAGGCTTGTCGGCAATGTCGGCGAGGCCGAGACCGCTCTTGTCGCGTACCTGTACGACGACATCGTCGGCATCCTGGACCCGAAGACGCAGGGCGCCGTGGAGTGCAGGGTCGTCCCCTGGCTGCACCCCGAGGAAGGCGGGACAGTCCTTGTGCTCCGCGACACCGAGACCAGACAGTTCATCCTTGTCGGATGAGCATGCGGGTGCGGAAGGTCTCCCCCGGTAAACTTGCTGCAGCAGTGCGGGAGGCGTGGGCCGACCCCGACCGCCGCCCCTATGTCGAGGGAGGCGTCGCGTATGTGCCGGTGCGTGATGGCTGGCCTGCCGATCTCGACCTCCCTGAGCGGCAGCCGTACAGCGGCCGCCCCTTCCAGATGATCGGCGACACCGCCGTCCTCCATGGCGCCCGCCCGACCCCTGCCGAACTGGATGAGATCCTTGCCTGGCGTCGCCCTGCTTGCGTCCTCTGCCTGAGGACGATCGACGGGGTACGGCGTCTCCCCGGCGTCGAGGTGCTCTATGGCAAGCCCCACCCTGTCTGCCACCACGAGAACGGCCTCTGGTACTGGCTCAACCCCGCGGAGGTGATGTTCGCGCAGGGGAACCTGGAGGAACGCGCCCGCATGGGGAGGGCGGTGCGGCCTGGCGAGAGGGTGGCAGACATGTTTGCGGGGATCGGCTACTTCACCCTCCCGATGGCCGCAGCCGGAGCGTCGGTGCATGCGCTGGAGATCAACCCGGTCTCTTTCGGCTACCTGAGACGGAACGTGGAGGAGAACGGTCTGGATGGGCTGGTCAGGCCCGAGTGCGGCGACTGCCGCGACCTCCTCTCCGGCACCTATGATCGGATCGTGATGGGCCATTTCGAGGCCCCGTCCTTCCTCCCCGACGCCCTGGCTCATGCCGGGCCGGGCACTGTCCTCCACCTCCACGCCCTCGGTGACGCCGGTGCCGCTATCGACAATGCAACTGCTGCGGCCGGATTTTCTGCAGCGGTCGCCACCCGCAAAGTAAAGAAATATGGGCCGCATATATGGCATGTCGTACATGACGTGGTGCTCGATGAGCGGCGGACGAAGGCTTGAAGGAAAAACGGTTGTTCTGGCGGTAACAGGCAGCATCGCGGTTGTCGAGACGGTGCGGCTCGCCCACGAACTCCGGCGGCGGGGTGCGGTTGTGCAGGCCGTCATGAGCGCGGCGGCCTGCGGGATCGTCCACCCCGACGCCCTCACCTATGCCACAGGCCGGGAGGCGATCACCCGGTGCACCGGCATGGTCGAGCACGTCCTCTACTGCGGAGAAGGGGGATGCGCCGACCTCCTCCTCGTTGCCCCGTGCACCGCGAACACGATCGGAAAGATTGCCCACGGCATCGACGACACGCCTGTCACCACCTTTGCGACGACGGCCCTTGGTCGGGGTATGCCGGTGGTCGTCGTGCCCGCGATGCACGAGTCGATGTACCGCCATCCCGGCGTCGTCGAGAACCTGGCAAAACTGGAGTCCTGGGGAATCGACGTAGTCCCACCGCGGATAGAGGAGGGGAAAGCGAAGATCGCCGGTATCGAGGAGATCGCCCTCAACGTGGAGCGCGCCCTCCTTGGTCGTCCCCTTGCCGGAAAACGCGTGGTGATCACGAGCGGCGCCTGCGCCGAACCCGTGGACGACGTGCGGGTGCTCACCACCCGCTCCACCGGGCAGATGGGCCGGGCCCTGGCCCTGGAGGCCTACCGCCTCGGGGCGGCGGTGACAGTCGTCCATGCGGGACACGTCCCCTGCGTCGAGAATGTGCATGCGGAGACGGCAGGCGAGATGATGGAGGCGGTGCTCGCCGCGGTCGGAAAGGGTGCCGACTACTATCTCTCGGCGGCGGCGATCTCCGACTTCGCCCCGGCGAGGGCGACAGGAAAGATACCGAGTGGTGCTCCTGTGGAGATCGGCCTCCGTCCCCTCCCCAAGGTGCTCGACGCCGTCCTCCGAATTTTTTCCGGGACGGTCGTCGCCTTCAAACTCGGGTGGGACGAGGAGGCAAGGGCCGCGGCGATGCTCGACGCCGGCGTCGCCATGGTCGTTGTGAATACACCGCCGGTGATGGGGGCCGCGGGCGGGGAGTTTGTGCTTATGAAATCGGATTCGAGGAGAACTGTTACAGGAACGAAGGAGGAGGTGGCAGAGGCGATATGGTCCGCACTGCTGTAGCCTTTTCGCCCGGGCACATCTCGGGATATTTCAGGAAGGTTGCCGGGGAGACGCCGGAGACGACAGGCAGCCTTGGCGCCGGTCTCGTCATCGACGAGGGCGTGAGGGCCGAGGCCTCGGCCGCCGCCGCGCCGGAGGTGGTGGTCAGGTGCCTCGGCGCCCACGGTGAGGTCATATCCGAATCCGCTGGTTCTGCCCCGCTCGAATATGTGATGCATGAACTCGGGGTGACGGCGAGGGTGGAGACCGCTTGCCGTCTCCCGATCGGCGCCGGCTTCGGCCTCTCCGCGGCCGCTCTCCTCTCCTCGATCACCGCCCTCGACGCCCTCTTCGACCTCGGCATGGACAGGGCCGGGATCGCCGCCCTCGCCCACCGCACCGAGGTCGTCCACAACACCGGCCTCGGCGACGTCGCCGCGTGCCAGGGCGGCGGACTTGTCTGCAGGCAGACGCCGGGCACGACCGGGGCGATCACCAGGGTCCCTCTCGACGGGACGTTCTGGGCCCTCTCCTTCGGCCCCCTGCCGACGCCCGAGGTGCTCGGCTCGGCCGAAAGGCTGGCACAGGTCGCCGCCGCCTGTCCGGCCAGGTGCCCGGCCGACCTCGCCGACTTTTTCCGTCTCTCCCGCTCCTTTGCCGAGAAGAGCGGCCTTATCCCGCCTGAAGTGCGGGCGGCACTTGCGGCGTGCGACGCCGCGGGCGTACCCGCAAGCATGACCATGCTCGGCCTCGGCGTCTTTGCCGCCGGGGAGGAGGCGGGCGAGGTGCTCGCCGCATTCGGCGACACGATCCCCCTCGGGGTGGCACGCGAGGGTTTCCGCCTCCTGGAGGTGCGGCCATGACGACCATCCCGAAAGACCACCCGCGGTATGCGGCCCTCCTCGTCCGCGACCGCCTTGCCGCGGCTATGCGTGAGGGCGTCCTCGCCCCGGAGGGCCTGATCGCCCAGGGCCGCGGCGAGGCCTTCGACTATCTCCTCGGCGAAAAGACGACGGAAAGCGCCGCCCGCGCCGAGAGGGCCGCCGCGGCGATGCTCCTCTCGGCCCGCCGCCCGGTCATCTCGGTGAACGGGAACACGGCCGCCCTCTGTGCCCACCAGATCGCCGCCCTCCAGAAGGCGAGCGGTGCGGCCGTCGAGGTGAACCTCTTCCACAGGACAGAGGAGAGGATGGAAAAGATCATCGCCCTCCTCCGGTCCCACGGCGTTGACGTCCTCACCGGCACGTCGGAACGCCTCATCCCCCTCGCCCACGACCGGGCCCTCTGCCTCCGCGACGGCATCGGGGCCGCGGACCTGGTCCTCGTCCCCCTGGAGGACGGCGACAGGTGCGAGGCCCTGAGGGCGATGGGCAAGGACGTCATCGCCATCGACTTAAACCCCCTCTCGCGGACGGCGCGGACCGCGACCCTCGCGGTCGTCGACGAGGTGACGCGGGCAGTCCCCGCGATCACCGCCCACTGCCGCGACCTCTCCGCCGACGAGGCCCGGAGGATCGCCGCGTCCGTCGACGCCACCGCCTTCCTGAAGGAGGCGCTTGCCGGGATGATCCGGCACCTTGAGGTGATCAACGATGCTCTGGAGTGAAAAATACCGGCCGACCGAGTTCTCCGGCATCCTCGGGCAGGAGAGCGTGGTGCGGACCCTGGAATCGTCGGCTGAGGCCGGGAACGTCCCCCACCTCCTCGTCGTCGGCAGGCCCGGCACCGGGAAGAGCGTCGCCGTCGAGGCCCTTGCACGGCGTCTCTACGGCACGCACTGGCAGGAGAACATGACGGTCTTTCCCACCGCCGATATCTTCGAGCAGGGCAGGAAGTACCTGGAGGCCGAAGAGCGCTTTGTGCGTCTCTACCGGAAGGACGAGAGCGTCCTCTCGAACTTCAAGCACATCGTGAAGTGGTACGCCGGGATCAGGCCGCTCGACGCGGTGTTCAGGCTGGTGGTCTTCGAAGGGGCGGCCGCGCTGACCAGGGAAGCCCAGCAGGGGCTCCGCCGGCTCATGGAGCGCTACTCGGGGACGTGCCGGTTTGTCTTCCTCACGACGAACGGGAGCGCGATCATCCCGGCGATCGCATCCCGCTGTCTCCCCCTCAGCTTCGGCCCTGTCCCCGACCCCCT
It contains:
- the groES gene encoding co-chaperone GroES; its protein translation is MTKIQPIGERVLIKPEKFEEKTKTGIYIPDSAQEKRKEGTVVAVGTFEDGRPLPVAAGDHVIYGGYSAEEIEIDGEKHLFVGWKDILAKVE
- a CDS encoding SAM-dependent methyltransferase, with the translated sequence MRVRKVSPGKLAAAVREAWADPDRRPYVEGGVAYVPVRDGWPADLDLPERQPYSGRPFQMIGDTAVLHGARPTPAELDEILAWRRPACVLCLRTIDGVRRLPGVEVLYGKPHPVCHHENGLWYWLNPAEVMFAQGNLEERARMGRAVRPGERVADMFAGIGYFTLPMAAAGASVHALEINPVSFGYLRRNVEENGLDGLVRPECGDCRDLLSGTYDRIVMGHFEAPSFLPDALAHAGPGTVLHLHALGDAGAAIDNATAAAGFSAAVATRKVKKYGPHIWHVVHDVVLDERRTKA
- a CDS encoding DUF4367 domain-containing protein, with amino-acid sequence MRPEYLFLLLVLPAVLVAGCTGDTTPPVIPENWSADVTVEGEGAAVTLGMVTAGDERFRVTFPDGTLITDDGRRLWTSDPVAGEISVILSEYRGTVLDERTWLIWNVFRARKVLEGAYEKGNLTYKGMETEDGRTVRVVEIAGNESLGEAPTRFRDPVYRIRASADSETGVLAGATFYGRDGRELARFTFRDMVADPEVPPGTFSFVPPHGTEVRLARTFAVTPMVFVDRTKIPEEVPVPSYLPPGYAFREGYLLPGMYAVLTFTNSAGDILTLVARPADLPDPDHPRGTPEEVTAGNFSGRLYRGDGPDVLAWTDGETSFKLTGVAGEDEMVRVAASVEALS
- the groL gene encoding chaperonin GroEL (60 kDa chaperone family; promotes refolding of misfolded polypeptides especially under stressful conditions; forms two stacked rings of heptamers to form a barrel-shaped 14mer; ends can be capped by GroES; misfolded proteins enter the barrel where they are refolded when GroES binds) → MTSSSKQIMFREDARKALLAGVNKVADTVKITLGPKGRNVVLDRGSRPLVTNDGVTIAKEITLRDRFENMGAKLVKEVASKTQDTTGDGTTTATILAQAMLVEGMKNIAAGANPVEVKRGIDRAVASVVDGLKKQSIPVNDKEKIVQVATVSANNDEEIGALIADAMEKVGYNGVISVENSKTLETTLTVEEGMQFARGYISPYMVTDQEQMVCEFEDPAVLITDRKISTVKQIVPALEMAASEGKPLLIIADDVDGDAQAALILNVIRGALKVCAVKAPGFGEEKNAVLDDIAVLTGATVISEAKGLKLEDFTDDMLGHARNVRIDHDKTVIVGGKGAKSAIEERKALLESRIKIADTEYRTKNLQKRLAKLGGGVAVIRVGAATETEQKETKMRIDDALNATKAAVEEGVVVGGGVTLFRAQNVLDGLNLEGDQTIGASIVRRALEEPLRQIAANAGVEGAEIVARVRAEKNPNVGYNAKKDCIEDLVAAGVLDPTKVVRSGLQNAASIAGMLLTTEAAVTDFDDEKDEKTRAIII
- a CDS encoding winged helix-turn-helix transcriptional regulator codes for the protein MVHVHRGVIMIDQRISLRAVERPPAHGTEEDFSWFCESLGLTHGRDLDTTAERVVLQILEEVAEEPGVSSARIAERLAITPGRVNHHVRNLVATGLLYRRKKLIYLRGGSLAAAVVEMKKDADRIFDELHVIAEVLDREIVRH
- a CDS encoding dihydroneopterin aldolase family protein, whose product is MISDREQAVFEAGIKLGALYHQWVGTPISRATASSVETAIEQAVGLQPYVTAIRVRLNRDLMTANPYGYSELSGAMFSVEITTVYGKARCVAALDYTGAYPLMSIRSIDETP
- a CDS encoding 60S ribosomal export protein NMD3 yields the protein MVEILPSVCPRCGKESIGLCNECRAVETAWLVCDSRVESIYCPVCDSQKHGKTWSDTMVDRDTLIRELAVSALHLHADLRGSEIVISSYDPSPNRTIARMEVSSTLYGVPVSGECTTKIVWRKEQCDRCNRISGGYYEGIIQVRATDRKLSGRELETATRIAEQTEDVLQEGGARLSFVSKIDETKDGLDIVVGSNQMGQAIASDITGALGGRLTTHPKLVGEKDGKRLFRITFLVRLPRYQKGDVVVQRDRYVEVRQTGHGQLQVFDLQDGANRFIAEDEAERLVGNVGEAETALVAYLYDDIVGILDPKTQGAVECRVVPWLHPEEGGTVLVLRDTETRQFILVG
- a CDS encoding TatD family hydrolase, giving the protein MKLPETPITDDHIHFNPHRGRGVEAAKDFKRAGGTHVFYVSLPAYSLGICPTTADDFAASFEETLRIADLVRTGAGITVFPVLGVHPIEVLKYADRLGLPAAESLACSGLDVAARLVAEGRAVGLKSGRPHFPVTGDVAAASERVLVHALELAADLGCALQVHAESGPCADIVDLAKKAGMDPGRVVKHYATPDTPLMPSFLAKQDGLAAMARAGRRFTMETDYMDENSRPGAVLGPKSVPRVTRHLLETGAITEDDAWRIHAETPAAVYGVEITL
- a CDS encoding DUF424 family protein gives rise to the protein MYLKIHRTPSSEVVAVCDDDLLNTTLREGDLCIQINGDFYGTTHATEEEVRAALRHAANANVIGKESVGIAVTMGLISENTCRTICGVPHAFIIAV